The Candidatus Hydrogenedentota bacterium genome includes a window with the following:
- the lexA gene encoding transcriptional repressor LexA — MAKELTRRQRDVLDYIIECIRDRGMPPTIAEIGEEFGIASTNGVNDHLVALERKGYIERSSSKARGITITQKAAAGLYQSEVGVLPLVGNVAAGVPILAEENIEGHVPVDAGLAQRRAFCLRVRGDSMIEDGILDGDIIIVDQERRPRAGDVVVALVEDEATVKHYYPRGASVELRPANAAMDTMVFPARAVSLQGVVVALQRSLN, encoded by the coding sequence ATGGCCAAGGAGCTCACACGGCGGCAGCGCGACGTGCTCGACTACATTATCGAGTGTATACGGGATCGCGGCATGCCCCCCACCATCGCCGAGATCGGCGAGGAATTCGGGATCGCCTCCACCAACGGCGTGAACGACCACCTCGTGGCGCTCGAACGCAAGGGCTACATCGAGCGGTCCTCGTCGAAGGCGCGCGGCATCACCATCACCCAGAAGGCCGCCGCCGGCCTCTACCAGAGCGAAGTCGGCGTGCTGCCCCTGGTGGGCAATGTCGCGGCCGGCGTGCCCATTCTGGCGGAGGAGAACATTGAAGGCCATGTGCCCGTCGATGCGGGCCTCGCCCAGCGCCGCGCCTTCTGTCTGCGCGTGCGCGGCGACTCCATGATAGAAGACGGCATCCTCGACGGCGACATCATCATCGTCGATCAGGAGCGCCGCCCACGCGCCGGCGATGTCGTCGTCGCGCTCGTCGAGGATGAGGCCACGGTCAAGCACTACTACCCGCGCGGCGCGAGTGTGGAGTTGCGCCCGGCGAACGCCGCGATGGACACCATGGTGTTCCCGGCCCGCGCCGTAAGCCTGCAGGGCGTGGTGGTGGCGCTCCAGCGCTCCCTGAACTGA
- a CDS encoding DUF2237 domain-containing protein has protein sequence MLLSAAENLFKRHSASGGAAGRIVVAGAKNVLGTDLQPCSFDPLTGFYRDGCCNTGAEDLGLHIVCIRATEEFLEFSRRRGNDLSTPRPEMAFAGVKPGDQWCLCAMRWKEALDAGMAPPVVLEATHISALEFVNLSDLRDHAVDAEAY, from the coding sequence ATGCTGTTGTCGGCGGCGGAAAACCTTTTCAAGCGGCACAGCGCGTCCGGGGGCGCCGCTGGGAGAATTGTTGTGGCTGGAGCGAAGAATGTGCTGGGTACGGACCTGCAACCGTGCTCCTTTGACCCCCTCACCGGCTTTTACCGGGACGGATGCTGCAACACCGGCGCGGAAGACCTGGGGCTGCACATTGTGTGTATACGCGCGACAGAAGAGTTCCTCGAATTCTCCCGCCGCCGCGGCAACGACCTGAGCACCCCGCGCCCCGAGATGGCCTTTGCCGGCGTAAAGCCCGGCGACCAGTGGTGCCTCTGCGCGATGCGCTGGAAGGAAGCCCTCGACGCCGGCATGGCGCCGCCGGTGGTCCTGGAGGCCACGCACATCTCGGCGCTCGAGTTCGTCAACCTCTCCGACCTCCGCGACCACGCCGTGGACGCCGAAGCGTACTAG
- a CDS encoding SGNH/GDSL hydrolase family protein — MIHCAYRIHVCLLATVAVLAAGIAAAAEKSDAQRAWEARVGEKAKSNPAFAWVEDDPALPRVLLIGDSISIGYTVAVREALAGAANVHRIPVNGGDTRRGLENLDAWLGEGKWDVIHFNWGLHDLKRLKDGQLDASSEREVALETYAANLRTLVERLKATGATLIWCATTPVPEGAAGRIPGDEVEYNAAAAAIMAEEGVRVNDLYGHVKPVLDAHQSPANVHFTPEGSAFLGKRVAEVIREALAGR; from the coding sequence ATGATCCATTGCGCGTATCGTATCCATGTTTGTTTGCTCGCGACCGTCGCCGTGCTGGCGGCCGGCATTGCGGCGGCGGCCGAGAAATCGGACGCGCAACGCGCGTGGGAGGCCCGCGTCGGCGAGAAGGCGAAGTCGAACCCCGCGTTTGCCTGGGTGGAGGACGATCCGGCGCTGCCGCGCGTGTTGTTGATCGGGGATTCCATCTCGATCGGGTATACCGTGGCGGTTCGCGAGGCGCTTGCGGGCGCGGCGAATGTGCACCGGATTCCGGTGAACGGGGGCGACACACGCCGGGGCCTGGAAAACCTCGACGCGTGGCTCGGCGAAGGGAAATGGGATGTCATCCATTTCAACTGGGGCCTGCACGATCTCAAGCGGCTCAAGGACGGCCAGCTGGATGCCTCGTCGGAGCGGGAAGTGGCGCTGGAGACCTATGCGGCCAACCTCCGGACGCTGGTGGAGCGCCTGAAGGCCACGGGCGCCACGTTGATCTGGTGCGCGACGACGCCGGTGCCCGAGGGGGCGGCGGGCCGGATTCCGGGCGACGAGGTGGAGTACAACGCGGCGGCGGCGGCGATCATGGCGGAAGAGGGCGTGCGCGTGAACGACCTGTATGGGCACGTGAAGCCCGTGCTGGACGCACACCAATCGCCGGCAAATGTGCACTTTACCCCGGAAGGATCCGCGTTCCTTGGGAAACGGGTGGCCGAGGTGATTCGCGAGGCGCTGGCGGGCCGCTAG
- a CDS encoding DUF1501 domain-containing protein, translated as MHTEYTRMSRRAFFGQAGAGAMALAALLDRDCAAAAASHADLPHFAPKARRVIYLFQSGGPSQMDLFDYKPGLRDRRGEDVPASVYPDERKTTMSSGQTNFPVAPSIYNFQRQGDAGIWMSELLPHTAKIADEMCLIKSMHTEAINHDPAITMFQTGSQLPGRPSIGAWLAYGLGSENENLPSFVAMNSRGKDQSGGQPLYDRLWGSGFLPSEYQGVKFRNQGDPVLDIYDPPGVDRAMRRTLLDAVRDLNARRHQVVGDADIHARITQYEMAFRMQASVPDLTDLSDEPESTFALYGEEARRPGSYAYNCLIARRLAERGVRFVQLFHQGWDQHGSLPKRLPEQCQDTDQASAALVVDLKRRGLLDDTLVVWGGEFGRTVYCQGELTEKNYGRDHHPSCFSMWLAGGGVKSGLSYGETDDYSVNVTENPVHVHDLHATLLHLLGIDHTRLTYKYQGRDFRLTDVHGRLVRDILA; from the coding sequence ATGCACACGGAATACACGCGGATGAGCCGGCGGGCCTTCTTTGGCCAGGCGGGCGCGGGCGCGATGGCGCTGGCGGCACTGCTGGACCGGGATTGCGCCGCCGCCGCGGCTTCCCACGCCGATCTCCCGCATTTCGCCCCGAAGGCCCGCCGCGTCATCTACCTGTTCCAGTCGGGCGGCCCGTCGCAAATGGACCTGTTCGACTACAAGCCCGGCCTGCGCGACCGGCGGGGCGAGGACGTGCCGGCGTCGGTGTATCCCGACGAGCGGAAGACGACGATGTCCTCCGGCCAGACGAACTTTCCCGTGGCGCCGAGTATTTACAACTTCCAGCGGCAGGGCGACGCGGGCATCTGGATGAGCGAACTGCTGCCGCATACGGCGAAAATCGCGGACGAGATGTGCCTGATCAAGTCGATGCACACGGAAGCGATCAACCACGATCCGGCGATCACGATGTTTCAGACGGGATCGCAGCTGCCGGGCCGCCCGAGCATCGGCGCCTGGCTGGCCTACGGGCTCGGATCGGAGAACGAGAACCTGCCCTCCTTCGTGGCCATGAATTCACGCGGCAAGGACCAGTCGGGCGGGCAACCGCTCTACGACCGACTCTGGGGCAGCGGATTCCTGCCGTCGGAGTACCAGGGCGTGAAATTCCGGAACCAGGGCGACCCCGTGCTGGACATTTACGATCCGCCGGGCGTGGACCGCGCGATGCGGCGGACGCTGCTGGACGCCGTGCGGGATTTGAACGCGCGCCGCCACCAGGTGGTGGGGGACGCGGATATCCACGCGCGCATCACACAGTACGAGATGGCGTTCCGGATGCAGGCCTCGGTGCCGGACCTTACGGATCTCTCGGACGAGCCGGAATCGACCTTCGCGCTCTATGGCGAGGAGGCGCGGCGTCCGGGGAGCTACGCCTACAACTGCCTGATCGCGCGGCGGCTGGCGGAGCGCGGGGTGCGCTTCGTGCAGTTGTTCCACCAGGGCTGGGACCAGCACGGGAGCCTCCCGAAACGGCTGCCGGAGCAGTGCCAGGACACCGACCAGGCGAGCGCGGCGCTGGTCGTCGATCTGAAGCGCCGCGGCCTGCTGGACGACACGCTGGTGGTCTGGGGCGGCGAGTTCGGGCGCACGGTGTACTGCCAGGGCGAGCTGACGGAGAAGAACTACGGGCGGGATCACCACCCCTCGTGCTTCAGCATGTGGCTCGCGGGCGGCGGCGTGAAATCGGGCTTGAGCTATGGCGAAACGGATGATTACAGTGTGAACGTGACGGAGAATCCGGTGCATGTGCACGATTTGCACGCCACGCTGCTGCACCTGCTCGGCATTGACCATACGCGCCTGACCTACAAGTATCAGGGCCGCGACTTCCGTCTGACGGATGTCCACGGGCGGCTGGTGCGTGATATTCTGGCGTAA
- a CDS encoding PSD1 domain-containing protein, with amino-acid sequence MPRISHMAQLRCAALALLAAGAVSAPADPVSYNRDVRPILSENCFRCHGPDARTREAGLRLDARDEALAVLAPGRPEASELIRRITATDPADRMPPEVTHKALGAAQIELLTRWVAQGAPYERHWAFIPPVAPEVPAVRDTRWPKNPIDNFILARLEAEGLAPSPRADRATLLRRVSLDLTGLPPTPGAVRAFDRDTDPDAYARAVDRLLASERYGEHMALGWLEASRYADTDGYQNDRLRYQHVWRDWVIEALNENKPFDAFVIEQLAGDMLPDATLRQQIATGFNRNHRINSENGSIPEEWHVENVVDRVDTVGTVFLGLTMGCARCHDHKYDPITQREYFELFAQFNNVPEWGVGPNNGNSPPFIRVPNSWPDLAPAEDRLIPPEPVKLNRRPGSVDRPQAGNPLTVMVMAEMETPRPTYLLNRGLYSDPDTSEVLAPGAPAALLGPGQTPPANRLELARWLVEPSNPLLARVTVNRFWQHFFGTGIVATPENFGLQGAFPSHPELLDWLATTFIALDWDVKAFHRMLVTSAAYQQDSRVPSGTAARDPKNRLLSHMPRVRLTGQQLRDQALFASELLVEQVGGASVFPYMPPGLWESVSNAKYYQSCGDDLYRRSLYTYWRRTTPPPMMTGFNAANREVCIVRNELTNTPLHALTVMNNVVFVEAARVMAERMIEEHAGLEARVAAGFQRVLARRPDAVELSRLCDAHAEFHRAFSRDPDRARALLRTGDRPYRTIFDEVELASMTMVASAILNLDEAIMRN; translated from the coding sequence ATGCCCCGTATTTCGCACATGGCCCAATTGCGATGCGCCGCCCTGGCCTTGCTGGCGGCGGGCGCTGTCTCCGCGCCGGCGGATCCGGTTTCCTATAACCGGGATGTGCGGCCGATTCTTTCGGAGAATTGCTTCCGCTGCCACGGGCCGGACGCGCGCACGCGGGAGGCGGGGCTCCGCCTGGACGCACGGGACGAGGCGCTGGCGGTCCTTGCGCCGGGCCGTCCAGAGGCGAGCGAACTGATCCGCCGGATTACCGCGACCGACCCGGCGGACCGCATGCCGCCTGAGGTGACGCACAAGGCCCTGGGCGCGGCGCAGATTGAACTGCTGACCCGCTGGGTGGCCCAGGGCGCGCCCTACGAGCGGCACTGGGCCTTCATTCCACCGGTGGCGCCCGAAGTTCCGGCGGTGCGCGACACGCGCTGGCCGAAGAACCCCATCGATAACTTCATTCTCGCGCGGCTGGAGGCGGAGGGGCTCGCGCCTTCGCCAAGGGCGGACCGGGCGACGCTCCTGCGGCGGGTTTCGCTGGATCTGACCGGCCTGCCCCCGACGCCCGGGGCGGTGCGCGCGTTTGATCGGGACACGGATCCCGACGCCTACGCGCGTGCGGTGGACCGTCTGCTGGCATCCGAGCGCTACGGCGAGCACATGGCGCTCGGGTGGCTGGAGGCCTCCCGCTACGCGGATACGGACGGGTACCAGAACGACCGGCTCCGCTACCAGCACGTGTGGCGCGACTGGGTGATCGAGGCGCTGAACGAGAACAAGCCATTTGATGCGTTCGTCATCGAGCAGCTCGCGGGCGATATGCTGCCGGACGCGACCTTGCGGCAGCAGATTGCGACGGGCTTCAACCGCAACCACCGGATCAACTCCGAGAACGGCTCCATTCCGGAGGAGTGGCATGTCGAGAACGTCGTGGACCGGGTGGACACGGTGGGGACCGTGTTCCTGGGGCTGACAATGGGCTGCGCGCGCTGCCACGATCACAAGTACGATCCGATTACCCAGCGGGAGTATTTCGAGCTCTTCGCGCAGTTCAACAACGTGCCCGAGTGGGGCGTCGGGCCCAACAACGGGAACAGCCCGCCCTTTATCCGGGTGCCGAACAGCTGGCCGGACCTGGCGCCGGCGGAGGATCGCCTGATCCCGCCGGAGCCTGTGAAGCTGAACCGGCGTCCGGGTTCGGTGGACCGCCCGCAGGCGGGCAACCCGCTGACGGTGATGGTAATGGCGGAAATGGAAACGCCGCGGCCGACGTATCTGCTGAACCGGGGGCTGTACAGCGATCCCGACACGAGCGAGGTGCTGGCGCCGGGCGCGCCCGCCGCTCTGCTGGGGCCGGGCCAGACGCCGCCCGCGAACCGGCTGGAACTGGCACGCTGGCTGGTGGAGCCATCGAATCCGCTGCTCGCGCGCGTGACCGTGAACCGCTTCTGGCAGCACTTCTTCGGGACGGGGATCGTGGCGACGCCGGAGAACTTCGGGTTGCAGGGCGCGTTTCCCTCGCACCCGGAACTGCTGGACTGGCTGGCCACCACCTTTATCGCCCTGGACTGGGACGTGAAGGCCTTTCACCGGATGCTGGTCACGAGCGCCGCGTACCAGCAGGATTCGCGCGTGCCGTCGGGGACCGCGGCGCGCGACCCGAAAAACAGGCTCCTGTCGCACATGCCGCGCGTTCGGCTGACCGGGCAGCAGCTGCGCGATCAGGCGCTGTTCGCGAGTGAATTGCTGGTGGAGCAGGTCGGGGGCGCGTCGGTGTTTCCGTATATGCCGCCCGGCCTCTGGGAGTCGGTGAGCAACGCCAAGTATTACCAGAGCTGCGGGGACGACCTGTACCGGCGCAGCCTGTACACCTACTGGCGCCGCACCACGCCGCCGCCGATGATGACGGGGTTCAACGCCGCGAACCGCGAGGTCTGCATCGTGCGGAATGAATTGACCAACACGCCGCTGCATGCCTTGACCGTCATGAACAACGTAGTCTTCGTGGAGGCGGCGCGCGTGATGGCGGAGCGGATGATCGAAGAGCACGCGGGGCTGGAAGCGCGCGTGGCGGCGGGATTCCAGCGCGTGCTGGCGCGGCGTCCCGACGCGGTGGAGCTGTCCCGGCTGTGCGACGCCCACGCCGAATTCCACCGGGCCTTTTCGCGCGACCCGGATCGGGCGCGCGCGCTGCTGCGCACCGGCGACCGGCCCTACCGAACGATCTTCGACGAGGTCGAACTCGCGAGCATGACGATGGTGGCTTCCGCGATTCTGAATCTGGACGAGGCCATCATGCGCAATTGA
- a CDS encoding polysaccharide deacetylase family protein has protein sequence MFRIPLLLALTAMLAAPALAEPTYAERLGWNAGDRVLIIHSDDAGMSLANNEGTREAMEYGLVTSASVMMPCAWVPGWLAYTKERPGIDSGLHLTLTSEYDEYRWGPVAGKSQVPGLTDEQGCLPDNVRLVVENATPDEVETEIRAQIDRAETMGLPITHLDSHMGTLFRPEFIDRFVKVGIEKQIPILMAPRAGDFAKKVWEGGLPVLDHIHTDSYNWKTTNIDEKVAHFVDAIRNLKPGVTYMIIHCTKPNDVIGKINGNRDFLYGDYFAMIDPRTRQAIEDEGIILTTMKELKARRDKVGK, from the coding sequence ATGTTTCGCATTCCGCTTTTGCTTGCCCTGACGGCAATGCTTGCCGCGCCCGCGCTCGCCGAACCCACCTACGCCGAGCGGCTCGGCTGGAACGCCGGAGACCGGGTGCTGATTATCCATTCCGACGACGCCGGGATGTCGCTGGCGAACAACGAGGGCACGCGCGAGGCCATGGAATACGGCCTGGTGACTTCGGCGAGCGTGATGATGCCGTGCGCGTGGGTACCCGGCTGGCTGGCCTACACGAAGGAGCGCCCGGGCATCGATTCGGGCCTGCACCTGACGCTGACCTCGGAATACGACGAATACCGCTGGGGCCCGGTGGCCGGCAAGAGCCAGGTCCCCGGCCTCACCGACGAGCAGGGCTGCCTGCCGGACAATGTGCGGCTGGTGGTGGAAAACGCCACGCCGGATGAAGTGGAAACCGAGATCCGCGCGCAGATCGATCGCGCGGAGACAATGGGCCTGCCGATCACGCACCTCGACTCGCACATGGGCACACTGTTCCGCCCGGAATTCATCGATCGCTTCGTGAAAGTCGGGATCGAGAAGCAGATCCCCATCCTGATGGCGCCGCGGGCCGGCGACTTCGCGAAAAAAGTGTGGGAGGGCGGCCTGCCGGTGCTCGATCACATTCATACAGACAGCTACAACTGGAAGACCACCAATATAGATGAAAAGGTCGCGCATTTCGTGGACGCGATTCGCAACCTGAAGCCCGGCGTCACCTACATGATCATCCACTGCACGAAGCCGAACGACGTGATCGGGAAAATCAATGGCAACCGGGACTTCTTGTATGGCGATTACTTCGCGATGATTGACCCGCGCACCAGGCAGGCCATCGAGGACGAGGGCATCATCCTGACGACCATGAAGGAACTCAAGGCCCGCCGGGACAAGGTCGGGAAATAA
- a CDS encoding YHS domain-containing protein → MPAEESETPAVEPGDSEAAAPSVDLETLALKIDPVCKMTLEGIPIVGTAEHEGKTYGFCAALCKKKFEEDPAAMLARLAPKPEGRRDK, encoded by the coding sequence ATGCCGGCGGAGGAGTCGGAAACGCCGGCGGTGGAGCCTGGTGACAGCGAGGCGGCCGCGCCATCGGTCGATCTGGAGACACTCGCGCTCAAGATCGATCCGGTCTGCAAGATGACCCTCGAAGGCATCCCGATCGTGGGTACGGCGGAGCACGAGGGCAAAACGTATGGGTTCTGCGCGGCGCTCTGCAAGAAGAAGTTTGAGGAGGACCCGGCCGCCATGCTGGCGCGCCTGGCGCCGAAGCCCGAAGGCAGGCGGGACAAGTGA
- a CDS encoding sulfatase-like hydrolase/transferase encodes MRRLNRIGTGVALIGLALLSLLVAGLARAEERPNILFIMTDDQGPWAWGGGGHPDAITPNLDRLRSEGVHLANYFVTTPVCSPARASMLSSRYSTELGITDYIPPDGENGLDPALPVWPRALDEAGYRTAHIGKWHVGELDQYLPKHFGYDYFAGFRHGPGTSKDPKVEFDGEIREIKGYTPDILTDLAMDFIARDDSAPFLVSLHYWAPHANTAVKTPDGDRTWHPLSDADWDLFKEREITLPEPRHPELDVPRAIRMTREYLASVHSVDRNLGRLFAALDARGLRDNTIVVFTSDHGYNMAHHGIWHKGNGRWLLVNNQGSRPNLWDTSLRAPAIIRWPRGIEAGSTINQTTSNLDWFPSLLSLTGVPMPAGALIRGQDFAPLLRGQAPVWNDAFFVQYDQRLSLDGSGNLRAYRTPRWKLVRDYRNAGQDEFYDLASDPGELNNLIESADPEVQVAIAGLEQALRAAMARVNDPALIPPRAE; translated from the coding sequence ATGCGGAGATTGAATCGAATCGGGACAGGCGTTGCCTTGATCGGCCTCGCGCTGCTGTCGCTTCTTGTGGCCGGGCTGGCGCGCGCGGAGGAACGGCCCAATATCCTCTTCATCATGACGGATGATCAGGGCCCGTGGGCCTGGGGCGGCGGCGGGCATCCCGACGCGATCACCCCGAACCTGGACCGCCTTCGCAGTGAGGGCGTGCACCTGGCCAATTACTTCGTCACGACGCCCGTGTGCAGCCCGGCGCGGGCGAGCATGCTTTCGAGCCGCTATTCCACCGAGCTCGGCATCACGGATTACATCCCGCCGGACGGCGAGAACGGGCTCGACCCCGCGCTTCCGGTCTGGCCGCGCGCGCTCGACGAGGCGGGCTACCGCACCGCGCATATCGGCAAGTGGCACGTCGGAGAGTTGGACCAGTACCTCCCGAAACATTTCGGGTACGACTACTTCGCGGGCTTCCGCCACGGCCCGGGCACATCGAAGGATCCGAAGGTTGAATTTGACGGAGAGATCCGCGAGATAAAGGGGTATACGCCGGATATCCTGACGGATCTGGCGATGGATTTCATTGCTCGGGACGATAGCGCGCCGTTTCTGGTGTCATTGCACTACTGGGCGCCACACGCGAACACGGCGGTCAAGACGCCCGACGGCGACCGGACGTGGCATCCGCTGAGCGACGCGGACTGGGACCTGTTCAAGGAGCGGGAGATTACGCTGCCCGAGCCGCGCCACCCGGAGTTGGATGTTCCCCGCGCCATCCGGATGACGCGCGAATACCTGGCGAGCGTGCACAGCGTGGACCGGAACCTGGGGCGCCTCTTCGCGGCGCTCGACGCGCGCGGGCTGCGGGACAACACGATCGTGGTGTTCACCTCGGACCACGGGTACAATATGGCGCACCACGGCATCTGGCACAAGGGCAACGGGCGATGGCTGCTCGTAAACAACCAGGGCAGCAGGCCGAACCTGTGGGACACGTCGCTGCGCGCCCCGGCGATTATACGGTGGCCGCGCGGTATTGAGGCCGGTTCAACGATCAATCAAACCACCTCCAATCTCGACTGGTTCCCATCGCTGCTCTCGCTGACGGGCGTGCCGATGCCGGCGGGCGCGTTGATACGGGGGCAGGATTTCGCGCCCCTGCTGCGCGGACAGGCGCCCGTGTGGAATGACGCGTTTTTCGTGCAGTACGACCAGCGCCTCTCGCTCGACGGCTCCGGGAACCTGCGGGCCTACCGCACCCCGCGCTGGAAGCTGGTTCGGGACTACCGGAACGCGGGCCAGGACGAGTTTTACGATCTGGCGTCGGATCCGGGTGAGCTGAACAACCTCATCGAATCGGCGGATCCCGAAGTCCAGGTGGCGATCGCGGGCCTGGAGCAGGCGCTCCGCGCGGCGATGGCGCGCGTGAACGATCCCGCGCTGATTCCTCCTCGGGCAGAGTGA
- a CDS encoding DUF4838 domain-containing protein, giving the protein MPRAVLILSLVVAALIAPAEPVAIVLETGAPAAVLVLPDAAEPVVAYAAEEFADHVARATGATLATLSETDAGRSSLNQIHIGPTRAAADAGIDVAALPGEAFVLRTAPGRVFIAAEQGSGDPLSTGAAGALWGVYEVLERSLGVRWLWPGELGTVVPRRAALIIGPFDETIPPRYQQRQLRPSLGLRGFTEGDPRLGFSEAQRAVYAREQSVFLRRHRMGRTEGTYFASRKFGSGHAFEGWWEEYGAEHPEWFQQNPDGSRGPEDPSRPKRVSMCVSNPALAEKVVERWAAERAERPGEPLGLGIGESDGSAMCVCAECRSWDDPMPDSTAYPAGLERSFEPVQAGARYARFAARVHELAARIDPEVKVHFYAYLNYFWAPQDVTLHPNIIIGFVPWFRWAGWFPRTDEEQAWIKAQWDGWQRTGVSAYYRPNWFLDGYSMPLVYTRQFADAFQHYHRNGMMGTDFDSLQGMWAAQGPNLYTLARIHVRPDAPLESILDEYYAAFGPAADAVRDYFQFWENYATQNSPVAADAIRSRRGGNFRRYALYALVADELYPPSVFPSGFGMLDIAEAACAGEGDPVYAGRVRFLRAGLEHALKCVETAAIMNDPSSTAEARGAALSALAAYRQTVESLGIANMDRAAIIETDSWKEVAGFRDPWASAP; this is encoded by the coding sequence ATGCCGCGCGCCGTCCTTATCTTGTCACTTGTGGTCGCCGCCTTGATTGCCCCCGCCGAACCCGTGGCGATCGTGCTCGAAACGGGCGCCCCCGCCGCCGTGCTGGTCCTTCCGGACGCCGCCGAGCCGGTGGTGGCGTATGCGGCGGAGGAATTCGCCGATCACGTGGCGCGCGCGACGGGCGCAACACTTGCGACTCTATCGGAAACGGACGCGGGCCGTTCTTCGCTCAATCAGATTCATATCGGGCCGACCCGCGCCGCGGCGGACGCCGGAATCGACGTGGCCGCGTTGCCCGGGGAGGCCTTTGTGCTCCGCACGGCGCCGGGCCGCGTCTTTATTGCGGCGGAACAGGGCTCCGGCGATCCGTTGAGCACCGGCGCGGCGGGCGCGCTCTGGGGCGTGTACGAGGTGCTGGAACGGTCGCTCGGCGTGCGCTGGCTCTGGCCGGGGGAACTGGGCACGGTCGTGCCGCGCCGGGCCGCGCTGATTATCGGCCCTTTCGATGAGACTATACCCCCGCGCTACCAGCAGCGGCAGTTGCGTCCCAGCCTGGGGCTGCGGGGCTTCACGGAGGGCGATCCGCGCCTGGGCTTCTCGGAGGCGCAGCGCGCGGTGTACGCGCGGGAGCAGTCCGTGTTTCTGCGGCGCCACCGGATGGGCCGCACCGAGGGCACGTATTTCGCCTCGCGGAAGTTCGGGTCCGGCCACGCCTTCGAGGGCTGGTGGGAGGAGTATGGCGCGGAACACCCGGAATGGTTTCAGCAGAATCCCGACGGGTCACGGGGCCCCGAGGATCCGTCGCGCCCGAAGCGCGTGAGCATGTGCGTGAGCAACCCGGCGCTGGCCGAGAAGGTGGTGGAGCGCTGGGCGGCGGAACGCGCGGAGCGTCCCGGCGAGCCGCTGGGCCTGGGGATCGGCGAGAGCGACGGATCGGCCATGTGCGTGTGCGCGGAATGCCGGTCCTGGGACGATCCGATGCCGGATTCGACGGCTTATCCGGCGGGGCTGGAGCGCTCCTTTGAGCCGGTGCAGGCGGGCGCGCGGTATGCGCGATTCGCCGCGCGCGTGCACGAGCTGGCCGCCAGGATCGACCCCGAGGTGAAGGTGCATTTCTACGCGTACCTGAATTATTTCTGGGCGCCACAGGACGTCACGTTGCACCCCAACATCATTATCGGTTTCGTGCCGTGGTTCCGGTGGGCGGGGTGGTTTCCCCGGACGGACGAGGAGCAGGCGTGGATCAAGGCGCAGTGGGACGGGTGGCAGCGGACTGGGGTGTCGGCCTATTACCGCCCGAACTGGTTTCTGGACGGCTACAGCATGCCGCTGGTCTACACGCGCCAGTTCGCGGACGCCTTTCAGCACTACCACCGGAACGGGATGATGGGCACGGACTTCGACTCGCTGCAGGGGATGTGGGCCGCGCAGGGGCCGAACCTGTACACGCTCGCGCGCATTCACGTGCGCCCGGACGCGCCGCTGGAGTCGATTCTGGACGAATACTACGCCGCCTTCGGGCCGGCCGCGGATGCGGTGCGGGATTACTTCCAGTTCTGGGAGAACTACGCGACGCAGAACAGCCCCGTGGCGGCAGATGCGATCCGGTCCCGGCGCGGCGGCAACTTCCGGCGCTACGCGCTCTACGCGCTCGTGGCGGACGAGCTGTACCCGCCCTCGGTGTTTCCCTCGGGCTTCGGGATGCTCGATATCGCTGAAGCCGCCTGCGCGGGCGAGGGGGATCCGGTGTACGCCGGGCGCGTACGCTTTCTGCGGGCGGGCCTGGAGCACGCGCTGAAGTGTGTGGAGACGGCGGCGATCATGAACGACCCGTCCTCGACGGCGGAAGCGCGGGGCGCGGCGCTTTCCGCGCTGGCGGCCTACCGGCAGACGGTGGAAAGCCTCGGCATCGCCAACATGGATCGCGCCGCCATCATTGAGACGGATAGCTGGAAGGAGGTCGCGGGCTTCCGCGATCCGTGGGCGAGCGCGCCTTGA